AAAGAGTGGCTGCGGATTGAAAATGAATCCGGTTGCCCACGGCAGGTAAGGCTCGCGGAGCAATCTAGCGAGGGAGGAGCGGGGATGCCAATGACCGTCGATCTCGTCCAGGAAGCGGGTATGCTGTCACCCTTGAGTGTATGGATTAAGAGTTTTAAGGGGGGTATTTTTTCGAGGGTTTTCACCCCCGCCCGAAAATCTTGACAGATCACGTAGGTAATATCTGCAATTTAAGCGAGAAATTTACAGTTTTGGGCAGGTATTTACCCACTAACCTCTCCCTCAAAGTAAGGTAGAGTATCGGCAGGCAATCAATTTTCAACTATCGGCAGGCAGCAGATGGTGTCACCTCCCTGAGGGTAAACATAACTGCTGCCCCTCTAAAAATAGATCCACCGTCCGCATCGGCTACGATTGCTCACTGAGATTCAGTACTTCAGAAGCTAAAAGCAGAGGGAGTTTGTGACCATAAGGGTGCTACAGAATGAGCAAGAGCGCCTTGAAGTGCTGAGGCGATACGAAATTCTCGACACCCCCCCAGAGGCAGCGTTTGATCGCATGACTCGTATTGTGGCGCGGCAACTGATGGTTCCCATAGCCTGGATTAGCTTTGTTGATCAGTACCGAGTTTGGTTCAAATCAGTCTGGGGGTTGGAACTGAGTCAGATCGAAAGGTCTAAGTCTTGGTGTCAACAGGTGATTTTTCAAGCCGATACAGTGATGTTACCGGAGATTCTTCCCGGTGAATGGGGAGATTTGGGAGGCGACCCAACGATCTCTCCAGCGTTTTATGCCGGTGTCCCCCTGAAGACGGTTGATGGCTGGATTCTGGGTACCCTGAGTGTCCTGGATAGGATTCCTCGCCAGCTCAATAGTGATCAACTCACCCTCCTAGAAGAGATAGCCGCTACGGTTCTGGATGAATTAGAACTGCGGCTAGCGCTGCGTAAAGCCCGGGAAAGTGAAGCCCGACTCCATACCTTGGTAGAGCAGCTACCCTTCGAGTTTTGGCTACGGGATGTCAGCGGCAAGTGCCTGATGCAGAACTCCACTTCCATTGAGCGCTGGGGAAACCAGATCGGTCAACGTCCCGAAGCATCAGGGTTATCACCAGACCTACTCGCCACCTGGCAGACAAGTAACCAACGAGCCCTCACGGGAGAGGTTGTTCAGGGAGAGGTTCAGTACCATCATCAGGGGCGATCGCACACGTTTTTCAATATCGTGGCTCCGATCTGGGAAGCTGCCCAGATCACGGGAATTCTGGGGGTCAATATTGACATCACCGAGCGCAAGCGGGTGGAAGAAGCCCTTCAGGAAAGTGAGGCCAAATTTCGCACTCTGGCTGAAATGGTACCTGTGGGCATTCTCATTGCCACGGGGGCTCGTATTCGCTATGTCAACTCTGCTATGTCCGCCATTACCGGCTACTCACGGGAAGAGTTACTGGCCATGACCTTCTGGTATGTAATGGCTCCCGACTCCCGGGATCTGATGCGAGAGCAATGGCTGGCGAACCAAAATGCTGCCTTCCCCTCGCGCTATGAGATGAAAATTCTCACCAAGCATGGACTCCAGCGTTGGTTAGATATCACCACCAGTTCGATTGAGTTTGCAGGCCACCCCGCCACCTTGGGCACTGCCTTTGATATCACAGACCGGAAGCGGGTTGAGGAACAACTGGTCTATGATGCCTACCATGATCCGCTGACGGGCATCCCCAACCGGGCGCTGTTCCAGGATCGGGTCGGGCAGGCGATTCGTCAGGCCAAACGCTCCAAAGAGTCCCTATTTGGGGTGCTGTTTATTGACCTCGATCACTTCAAGACCATCAATGATACCTTAGGCCACCTGGTGGGGGATCAACTCTTGATTGCGATCGCCCAACGCCTGCGAGCCTGTCTGCGGCCAACGGATATGGTGGCTCGTCTCGGGGGCGATGAGTTTGCGATTTTGATGGAGAAAGTGAAGGATATCGAAGATACGATCTA
This genomic stretch from Neosynechococcus sphagnicola sy1 harbors:
- a CDS encoding diguanylate cyclase domain-containing protein gives rise to the protein MLQNEQERLEVLRRYEILDTPPEAAFDRMTRIVARQLMVPIAWISFVDQYRVWFKSVWGLELSQIERSKSWCQQVIFQADTVMLPEILPGEWGDLGGDPTISPAFYAGVPLKTVDGWILGTLSVLDRIPRQLNSDQLTLLEEIAATVLDELELRLALRKARESEARLHTLVEQLPFEFWLRDVSGKCLMQNSTSIERWGNQIGQRPEASGLSPDLLATWQTSNQRALTGEVVQGEVQYHHQGRSHTFFNIVAPIWEAAQITGILGVNIDITERKRVEEALQESEAKFRTLAEMVPVGILIATGARIRYVNSAMSAITGYSREELLAMTFWYVMAPDSRDLMREQWLANQNAAFPSRYEMKILTKHGLQRWLDITTSSIEFAGHPATLGTAFDITDRKRVEEQLVYDAYHDPLTGIPNRALFQDRVGQAIRQAKRSKESLFGVLFIDLDHFKTINDTLGHLVGDQLLIAIAQRLRACLRPTDMVARLGGDEFAILMEKVKDIEDTIYVSDRILKTLAEPFYLDGHEVTISASIGVTLYRPDYNSPEDLLRDADLVMYHAKAAGRGCYKVFDPAMIAS